Proteins encoded by one window of Emticicia oligotrophica DSM 17448:
- a CDS encoding NAD(P) transhydrogenase subunit alpha yields the protein MNEILTFLGENMQMIYIIILSVFVGVEVIGKVPAVLHTPLMSGANAIHGVVIVGAIIVMLNTPADNLLSLALGFVAVVLGTLNVVGGFAVTDRMLEMFKKKK from the coding sequence ATGAACGAAATTCTTACTTTCCTCGGCGAAAATATGCAGATGATATACATCATTATCTTATCTGTCTTTGTTGGTGTAGAGGTAATCGGAAAAGTACCAGCTGTACTTCATACGCCTCTGATGAGTGGTGCCAATGCGATACATGGTGTTGTAATCGTGGGAGCTATCATCGTAATGCTCAATACTCCAGCCGATAATCTACTTTCTTTAGCCTTAGGGTTTGTGGCGGTTGTGCTCGGCACACTCAATGTTGTCGGAGGATTTGCTGTTACCGATAGAATGTTAGAAATGTTTAAAAAGAAAAAATAA
- a CDS encoding methyltransferase domain-containing protein has translation MLNDQYWSERYEKSQTGWDLGGVSPALKDYFDQLTDKSLAILIPGCGNAYEALYLLENGFSNITLIDISEVLVRNLSVKLHDYIAVGKCRVIHQNFFEHAGQYDLIVEQTFFCAIDPSLRGEYVKKMPELLVPQGRLVGLLFDRAFEGGPPFGGSKEEYITLFDPYFTLKTIEKCYNSIPPRAGFEVFINFLSK, from the coding sequence ATGCTCAACGACCAATATTGGAGCGAAAGATACGAAAAATCTCAGACTGGCTGGGATTTAGGAGGTGTGAGTCCAGCATTAAAAGACTACTTCGACCAGTTGACAGATAAATCATTAGCCATTCTAATTCCGGGCTGTGGAAATGCTTATGAAGCACTTTATCTACTTGAAAATGGCTTTTCGAATATCACACTCATTGATATTTCTGAAGTTTTGGTCAGAAATTTAAGTGTAAAATTACATGATTATATTGCCGTAGGTAAATGCCGTGTGATTCACCAAAACTTCTTTGAACATGCTGGCCAATATGACCTTATTGTTGAGCAAACCTTCTTTTGTGCAATAGACCCCTCACTTCGTGGAGAATATGTAAAAAAAATGCCCGAATTGCTTGTTCCACAAGGGCGTTTGGTTGGTTTATTATTTGATAGAGCATTCGAAGGAGGCCCTCCATTCGGGGGAAGTAAAGAAGAATATATAACGCTTTTCGACCCATATTTTACCCTAAAAACTATTGAAAAATGCTATAACTCAATTCCGCCACGAGCTGGATTTGAGGTTTTTATCAATTTTCTAAGCAAATAA
- the tatC gene encoding twin-arginine translocase subunit TatC, giving the protein MPLDQTPYFDYDDDGKESEGKEMGFLDHLEELRWHLIRAAVSIVFFMVFAFIFIGDIYNKVILAPAKPDFWTYRMMCKLGDMVGAPGLCVEKLNFELMSREVSGQFVMALTSAAIIGLVFAFPYVFWEIWRFVKPGLKPSEAKSARGAVFYVTFLFFTGVSFGYYIVSPLAINFLVNFQIDPSIKNQFDIGSYISILATLTLACGIAFQLPIAIFVLTKMGVIGPEFMRTYRRHAVVVILIVAAIITPSPDVTSQILVAFPLYILYEISIIISAREEKRKLEEEKASA; this is encoded by the coding sequence ATGCCTTTAGACCAAACACCTTATTTTGATTACGACGACGACGGAAAGGAATCGGAAGGCAAAGAAATGGGGTTTCTCGACCATCTTGAAGAACTTCGCTGGCACCTCATTCGTGCAGCTGTTTCGATTGTTTTCTTTATGGTTTTCGCTTTTATTTTTATTGGCGATATCTACAACAAAGTTATTTTAGCTCCAGCAAAACCTGATTTTTGGACCTACCGCATGATGTGCAAATTAGGCGATATGGTAGGAGCTCCAGGCTTATGTGTAGAAAAATTGAATTTTGAGTTAATGAGTCGTGAAGTTTCTGGTCAGTTTGTAATGGCCCTTACTTCGGCAGCCATTATTGGTTTAGTATTTGCGTTTCCATACGTTTTCTGGGAAATTTGGCGATTTGTTAAGCCTGGTTTAAAACCTTCAGAGGCTAAGTCGGCTCGTGGTGCGGTATTTTACGTTACGTTTTTGTTTTTTACAGGCGTATCTTTTGGTTATTATATTGTTTCTCCATTGGCAATCAACTTCTTGGTAAATTTCCAAATTGACCCAAGTATCAAAAACCAATTTGACATTGGCTCATATATTTCTATTTTGGCAACCCTTACATTGGCTTGTGGTATTGCATTTCAGCTACCAATTGCCATTTTTGTATTGACCAAAATGGGTGTCATTGGCCCAGAATTTATGCGTACATATCGCCGACACGCGGTAGTAGTTATCTTAATTGTTGCAGCAATTATCACTCCATCACCTGATGTAACGAGTCAGATTTTGGTGGCCTTCCCGCTCTATATTCTTTACGAAATCAGTATTATTATTTCGGCAAGAGAAGAGAAACGAAAATTAGAAGAAGAGAAAGCTTCAGCATAA
- a CDS encoding Re/Si-specific NAD(P)(+) transhydrogenase subunit alpha gives MKLAVIKETKPFERRVALTPDVCKQLIQAGFECIIEKDAGKSSYFEDTSFTSVGASIETNKSALLSSADVVLKVNPLTVEEISHLKKGAVAISFMYAATNQEMVEAAAKQSISAFSVDAIPRISRAQKMDALSSQANLAGYKSVIIGAYHLGKIFPLLMTAAGTIKPAKIVIMGAGVAGLQAIATAKRLGAVVEVSDIRPETKEQVESLGGKFIEVKGDDSIKIEGGYVKGVSEDFLKKQQEVIAKHICEADLVITTALIPGKKAPMLIPEDVVKNMKFGSVVVDMAVEQGGNCACSEFGKTVEKHGVTIVGEPNIPSLLPLNASELYAKNIATFLTHLATKDGFKWELDEEITKGSLIVHNGSILK, from the coding sequence GTGAAATTAGCCGTAATTAAGGAGACGAAGCCATTCGAACGCCGAGTTGCTCTCACACCCGATGTATGTAAACAATTAATCCAAGCAGGATTTGAATGTATAATCGAAAAAGACGCGGGAAAAAGTTCTTATTTTGAAGATACTTCTTTCACCTCCGTAGGAGCTTCAATTGAAACCAATAAATCGGCTTTACTATCTTCTGCCGATGTTGTACTGAAAGTCAATCCATTGACAGTTGAAGAAATTAGTCACCTGAAAAAAGGTGCTGTGGCTATTTCATTTATGTATGCGGCTACCAATCAAGAAATGGTTGAGGCAGCGGCCAAACAGAGCATTTCTGCATTTTCAGTCGATGCTATTCCTCGCATTTCAAGAGCCCAGAAAATGGATGCTCTGAGTTCACAGGCAAACTTAGCAGGTTACAAATCGGTCATTATTGGTGCTTATCACTTAGGTAAAATCTTTCCTTTACTCATGACAGCTGCCGGTACAATCAAGCCTGCCAAAATAGTAATCATGGGTGCGGGTGTAGCGGGTTTACAAGCGATTGCCACAGCCAAACGCCTCGGTGCTGTTGTCGAGGTTAGCGATATTCGCCCCGAAACAAAAGAACAGGTTGAATCTTTAGGCGGAAAATTCATTGAAGTCAAAGGTGATGATTCTATCAAAATTGAAGGGGGTTATGTAAAAGGCGTTTCGGAAGATTTCTTAAAAAAACAACAAGAAGTAATAGCCAAACATATCTGCGAGGCAGATTTGGTGATAACTACTGCTCTTATTCCTGGGAAGAAAGCACCTATGTTAATTCCTGAAGATGTCGTAAAAAACATGAAATTTGGTTCTGTCGTTGTCGATATGGCCGTTGAACAAGGAGGAAATTGTGCTTGCAGCGAATTTGGAAAAACTGTCGAAAAACATGGCGTAACGATAGTTGGAGAACCTAATATTCCCTCTTTACTTCCATTAAATGCCAGCGAACTCTACGCCAAAAATATTGCTACTTTCTTAACTCATCTTGCCACAAAGGATGGCTTTAAATGGGAATTGGATGAAGAAATCACGAAAGGTTCATTGATTGTACATAATGGAAGTATATTGAAATAA
- a CDS encoding (4Fe-4S)-binding protein — translation MEEQKKITKKYSNDDITVIWQPHICIHSAICFKGLAGVFDPRRKPWIVLENGDSEQIMQQIDKCPSGALSYVKKEEEAQEVDIETIIEPLQNGPLLVYGNISIKDAEGNMTQKYKTTALCRCGASKNKPYCDGSHVKVGFVG, via the coding sequence ATGGAAGAACAAAAGAAAATAACGAAAAAATACTCAAACGACGATATTACGGTTATTTGGCAGCCACATATTTGTATTCATTCGGCTATATGCTTCAAAGGTTTAGCGGGCGTATTTGACCCTCGAAGAAAACCTTGGATAGTACTTGAAAATGGTGATAGTGAGCAAATTATGCAGCAAATAGATAAGTGTCCGTCTGGTGCTTTATCGTATGTTAAAAAAGAAGAGGAAGCTCAAGAAGTAGATATAGAAACCATCATCGAGCCCCTTCAAAATGGGCCATTGTTGGTATATGGAAATATTTCGATTAAAGATGCTGAAGGAAATATGACCCAAAAATATAAAACAACAGCATTGTGTCGATGCGGGGCGTCGAAAAATAAACCTTATTGTGATGGCTCACATGTTAAGGTGGGGTTTGTAGGATAA
- a CDS encoding penicillin acylase family protein, translating into MKFIKFFVSLIAAAGLTYALNRPLGQVPALGRLFSPFEGFWQNGESKLALPPTNLQLECVEDEVNVVFDDNRVPHVFAKNDHDVYFTQGYLMAHDRLWQMEFYTLAASGRLSEVVGERALELDRYNRRIGMADAAKKVYENGKANKTFNEVLDAYSAGVNAYIKQLKFKNLPVEYKIIGYQPEEWSPYKTLLMMMNMRNVLNGGSDDFRMSNALNKYGMEVIKDLFPNYPSNESPIIPTGTKWNFTPVSVPAPPAQISASSGATTSVAFNEIPSPTPEIGSNNWAVGGEKSATGLPILANDPHLQLTLPSIWYQMQLCTPTMNVYGACLPGAPGVVIGFNKDVAWGVTNVGSDVMDFYQIRFKDNTKKEYWYNGAWKATTIRVEEFVVKGRAESIKDTVFSTHHGPIVYHVASDKNFNQNVPVGHAMRWVAHEKEGTDLMAFYYLNRAKNYDDYRKALTYYIAPAQNFIFASNGNDISITPNGKLPIKWKEQGKFILDGSNPAHDWQGWIPVEQNPTVKNPPRGFVSSANQFSADPTYPYYLGWRFSPSERAIRINERLEKMQKATVDSLRMLQNDNFNVEARRVLPVLMKILNEDSAETKNPAYQTLAKWNLRNDANEVGPTIFERWIKELRYWVFEDEFPTKDLKAPMIYPSKNRMWDMVEKEPTAKWFDNISTPNKQETLKDIVKLSFKASIDSLTAKYGSMNAENWAWTKVKSTDINHLGRLAGFGRQDIPNGGGAGIVNATTELNGPSWRMVVQLDKGWPKAYGLYPGGQSGNPASPFYDNMIDKWAKGELNELLFMKSKDEKSSRITGTVKIIKK; encoded by the coding sequence ATGAAATTCATAAAGTTTTTCGTGAGCTTAATCGCAGCTGCTGGCTTGACTTATGCTCTGAATCGTCCGCTTGGCCAAGTACCCGCACTCGGACGTCTTTTTAGCCCATTTGAGGGCTTTTGGCAAAATGGTGAATCAAAACTTGCTCTTCCCCCAACCAACCTTCAACTTGAATGCGTAGAAGATGAAGTAAATGTTGTATTCGATGATAACCGAGTGCCCCATGTATTTGCCAAAAACGACCACGATGTATATTTCACTCAAGGCTACCTTATGGCTCATGACCGTTTATGGCAGATGGAATTTTATACGCTCGCCGCCTCTGGCCGATTAAGCGAAGTAGTTGGCGAACGAGCTTTAGAACTCGACCGCTACAATCGCCGAATTGGGATGGCCGATGCTGCCAAGAAAGTATATGAAAATGGCAAGGCCAATAAAACTTTTAATGAAGTACTGGATGCTTATTCGGCAGGTGTAAATGCTTATATTAAACAACTCAAATTCAAAAATCTTCCAGTTGAATACAAAATCATTGGGTATCAGCCAGAAGAGTGGTCTCCTTACAAAACACTCCTAATGATGATGAATATGCGGAATGTTTTGAACGGTGGTAGCGATGATTTCCGCATGAGTAATGCTCTAAATAAATACGGAATGGAAGTAATCAAGGATTTATTCCCGAATTACCCTTCCAACGAGTCGCCAATTATACCTACGGGCACGAAATGGAATTTCACACCAGTTTCCGTACCTGCTCCGCCTGCTCAGATTTCAGCCTCTTCTGGAGCAACAACAAGCGTTGCCTTCAATGAAATACCTTCGCCAACTCCAGAAATTGGTAGTAATAACTGGGCAGTAGGTGGAGAAAAATCGGCCACTGGCTTACCAATTTTAGCCAACGACCCACACTTACAGCTTACTTTGCCCTCTATTTGGTACCAAATGCAGCTTTGTACGCCAACCATGAATGTCTATGGTGCTTGTTTACCTGGGGCTCCTGGCGTAGTTATTGGTTTTAATAAAGATGTGGCTTGGGGCGTAACAAACGTAGGTTCAGATGTAATGGATTTTTATCAGATTCGTTTCAAAGACAATACCAAGAAAGAATATTGGTACAATGGTGCTTGGAAAGCAACTACTATACGTGTTGAAGAATTTGTGGTGAAAGGTCGTGCTGAGTCTATTAAAGATACCGTTTTCAGCACACATCATGGCCCGATAGTTTATCATGTAGCTTCTGATAAGAATTTTAATCAAAATGTCCCTGTTGGGCACGCCATGCGTTGGGTTGCTCACGAAAAAGAAGGTACTGATTTGATGGCTTTTTATTACCTCAATCGAGCAAAAAACTATGATGATTACCGCAAGGCACTTACTTATTATATTGCTCCTGCCCAAAACTTTATCTTTGCTAGTAATGGCAATGATATTTCGATTACACCAAACGGAAAATTACCTATAAAATGGAAAGAACAAGGTAAGTTTATCTTAGATGGCTCGAATCCTGCTCACGATTGGCAAGGTTGGATTCCTGTTGAGCAAAATCCTACTGTGAAAAACCCACCAAGAGGTTTTGTGAGTTCGGCTAACCAATTCTCAGCCGACCCTACTTACCCTTATTATTTAGGATGGAGATTTTCTCCTAGCGAACGTGCCATTCGAATCAACGAGCGTCTGGAAAAAATGCAAAAAGCAACAGTTGATAGCCTTCGAATGTTGCAAAATGATAATTTTAATGTCGAAGCTAGAAGGGTTTTGCCAGTTTTGATGAAAATTTTAAATGAAGATTCGGCAGAAACAAAGAATCCTGCTTATCAGACTTTAGCCAAGTGGAATTTGAGAAACGATGCCAACGAGGTTGGACCAACTATTTTTGAGCGTTGGATAAAGGAACTTCGTTACTGGGTCTTTGAAGATGAGTTTCCGACTAAAGATTTGAAAGCACCAATGATATACCCTTCAAAAAACAGAATGTGGGATATGGTAGAGAAAGAGCCAACTGCTAAATGGTTTGATAATATTTCAACTCCTAATAAGCAAGAAACTCTCAAGGATATTGTAAAACTAAGTTTTAAAGCAAGTATTGATTCATTAACTGCAAAATATGGCTCAATGAACGCTGAAAACTGGGCATGGACCAAAGTAAAAAGCACAGACATTAATCATTTAGGCCGATTAGCAGGCTTTGGTCGACAGGACATTCCGAATGGTGGTGGTGCAGGCATTGTAAATGCAACTACCGAACTCAATGGTCCATCATGGAGAATGGTTGTACAGCTTGATAAAGGCTGGCCAAAAGCCTATGGTCTATACCCTGGTGGACAATCTGGGAATCCTGCGAGTCCATTCTACGATAACATGATTGATAAATGGGCTAAAGGCGAATTGAATGAACTACTTTTCATGAAATCGAAAGACGAAAAGAGTAGCAGAATTACAGGGACAGTTAAAATAATTAAAAAATAG
- a CDS encoding rhodanese-like domain-containing protein, which translates to MNRISFLILLMFFSKTTHAQIKNKAFDSLLNVMVTKAVPTVGCEEIKKMKTVVFLDTREKKEYEVSHLKDARWVGFDTFSLKNVASIPKDANIVVYCSIGVRSGKIGEKLMQAGYKNVHNFYGSIFEWVNQGNPVYDMSGKQTNKIHAYNWKWGVWCNKGEKVYN; encoded by the coding sequence ATGAACAGAATATCTTTCTTGATTTTGCTTATGTTTTTTTCAAAAACAACTCATGCACAAATAAAAAATAAAGCTTTTGATAGCCTTTTGAATGTAATGGTAACGAAAGCAGTTCCTACGGTAGGTTGCGAGGAAATCAAAAAAATGAAAACTGTGGTTTTTCTCGATACCCGTGAAAAAAAGGAGTATGAAGTGAGTCATTTAAAAGATGCTCGTTGGGTGGGTTTTGATACTTTTAGTTTAAAAAATGTGGCCTCGATTCCCAAGGATGCGAATATCGTAGTTTATTGCTCGATAGGGGTAAGAAGTGGAAAAATTGGCGAAAAACTTATGCAAGCAGGATATAAAAATGTGCATAATTTTTACGGAAGTATCTTCGAGTGGGTAAATCAGGGAAATCCTGTATATGATATGTCAGGTAAGCAAACCAATAAGATTCATGCTTACAATTGGAAATGGGGCGTTTGGTGTAATAAAGGCGAGAAAGTTTATAATTAA
- a CDS encoding acyl-CoA thioesterase codes for MPKPKKAKESLTVMTEMVFPNDTNTLGNLMGGNLMRLLDIAGAIAAQKHCTRIVVTASVDNVQFKESIPLGSVVTLQAKVTRAFNSSMEVVVEVWAENIPAGTKIHTNKAFLTFVAVDQTGRPIEVPPVEPETDEEIEYYEGALRRRQLRLVLAGRMKPEEAVELKEIFK; via the coding sequence ATGCCAAAACCAAAGAAAGCCAAAGAGTCGCTGACAGTGATGACCGAAATGGTATTTCCGAATGATACTAATACTCTCGGGAATCTCATGGGTGGAAATCTCATGCGTTTGCTCGATATTGCTGGAGCAATTGCCGCCCAGAAACATTGTACTCGCATTGTCGTAACGGCATCGGTCGATAATGTACAATTTAAAGAATCCATTCCTTTAGGAAGTGTCGTTACCTTACAAGCAAAGGTTACACGTGCCTTCAATTCGTCAATGGAGGTAGTAGTAGAAGTTTGGGCTGAAAATATTCCAGCAGGTACCAAAATTCATACTAACAAAGCATTTTTAACTTTTGTTGCAGTTGACCAAACGGGTCGCCCAATTGAAGTACCGCCAGTAGAACCCGAAACCGATGAAGAGATTGAATACTACGAAGGTGCCTTACGTCGTCGTCAACTTCGTTTAGTGTTGGCAGGAAGAATGAAACCTGAAGAAGCAGTTGAGCTGAAAGAAATATTTAAGTAA
- a CDS encoding OmpH family outer membrane protein gives MKNFSIVVLLLSAIIWGCDKSSSTATSGGKQVAGRIVYVNTDTLLNQYDYYKDVVKASENKRYRLEADIANKARNFQNKVAFFQQKAQQGGLTQEQGQTAQAQLQQEEQSIMAYRDKAAQDLAKEEAKKTEDILNNIQAFLKDFNAGDKYDMVIGYSKGGGVLYAKEDLDITKSVLEGLNKKYAEDKKSGKVKADTTSAPKK, from the coding sequence ATGAAAAATTTTTCTATCGTAGTTCTTTTACTTTCAGCGATTATCTGGGGTTGTGACAAATCTTCTTCTACTGCTACATCGGGTGGCAAACAAGTGGCAGGCCGCATTGTTTATGTAAATACCGACACACTTTTAAATCAATACGATTATTACAAAGACGTAGTGAAAGCTTCTGAAAACAAGCGTTATCGCTTAGAAGCTGATATTGCTAATAAAGCACGTAATTTCCAGAATAAAGTAGCGTTCTTCCAACAAAAAGCTCAACAAGGTGGACTTACACAAGAGCAAGGACAAACTGCTCAGGCTCAACTTCAGCAAGAAGAGCAATCAATTATGGCCTACCGCGATAAAGCAGCTCAAGATTTAGCAAAAGAAGAAGCAAAGAAAACTGAAGATATCTTGAATAATATTCAAGCATTTTTGAAAGATTTCAACGCTGGCGATAAGTATGATATGGTAATTGGATACTCGAAAGGTGGTGGTGTATTATACGCTAAAGAAGACTTAGACATTACAAAATCAGTATTGGAAGGCTTAAACAAAAAATACGCTGAAGATAAAAAATCAGGTAAAGTAAAAGCTGATACTACCTCTGCTCCTAAAAAATAA
- a CDS encoding transposase, producing MKEEGYNIRDQRLPHFMTFTVVDWVDVFSRKNYRDLILESFDYCRKEKGMILNAYVIMSNHIHVVMGSKNERLSDLVRDFKKFTAKNCINLIKTKPESRKD from the coding sequence ATGAAAGAAGAAGGTTACAATATAAGAGACCAAAGATTACCTCATTTTATGACCTTTACTGTTGTAGATTGGGTTGACGTTTTTTCTCGAAAAAACTATCGGGATTTGATTTTAGAAAGCTTTGATTATTGCCGAAAGGAAAAAGGAATGATTCTGAATGCTTATGTAATTATGAGTAATCATATTCATGTGGTAATGGGGTCGAAAAATGAGCGTTTATCAGATTTAGTAAGAGATTTCAAAAAGTTTACAGCAAAAAACTGCATAAACTTAATTAAAACTAAACCCGAAAGCAGAAAAGATTGA
- a CDS encoding carboxypeptidase-like regulatory domain-containing protein has translation MRFGLLIALFFPLFVFSQRNIEGKVLGADDRKPLIFANVFISNSTKSQQTDDKGNFKLMNVPAGVLDLVVSYVGYEKLSIRIKADTLRKPLLIFLSPDAVALQGVTIKRLRLGFEKYGQLFLDNFMGRTEFSKSCFLKNPKALWFSLNEDESELTIRADEPLIIENDALGYIIKYDLVEFKYNFSQGYVSYYGYPLFEEIVTKNEKKQHKWLVNRQKAYYGSPQHFFKSTINHEWERMGYSVYTMYKEEKRFFMVPVIPEIKDSLGNVIQRASKQKKEIDSTEIIMSANPWMHKLYTPRQSPYVKYLHRLPLDENCIIEVKDHIPYLNFERQIYVFYDGECEEPQFAEYGKKDIPQNSIITLLEPHIPIDPSGYLADPLAVLFEGRWGYEKMGEFLPIDYQP, from the coding sequence ATGCGTTTTGGATTGTTAATCGCTCTTTTTTTCCCGTTATTCGTTTTTTCTCAGAGAAATATCGAAGGTAAAGTTTTAGGAGCAGATGATAGAAAACCTTTGATTTTTGCCAATGTGTTTATCAGCAATTCTACTAAAAGCCAACAAACCGACGACAAAGGTAACTTTAAACTCATGAATGTGCCTGCGGGTGTGCTCGACCTCGTGGTAAGCTATGTAGGGTACGAAAAACTTTCCATTCGTATTAAAGCTGATACTCTCCGTAAACCTCTTCTGATATTCCTAAGCCCCGATGCTGTTGCTCTACAAGGTGTTACGATTAAAAGACTAAGGTTAGGTTTCGAAAAATACGGTCAACTATTCTTAGATAACTTTATGGGTCGGACTGAATTTTCGAAGTCGTGTTTTTTGAAAAACCCAAAAGCCCTTTGGTTTTCTTTGAACGAAGATGAATCTGAACTAACCATTAGAGCCGACGAGCCTTTAATTATCGAAAACGATGCTTTGGGCTATATTATCAAATATGACCTCGTTGAATTTAAGTATAATTTTTCGCAAGGATATGTGAGTTATTATGGCTACCCTTTGTTTGAAGAAATAGTAACCAAAAATGAAAAAAAACAGCATAAGTGGCTAGTAAATAGGCAAAAAGCCTATTATGGCTCGCCCCAACATTTCTTTAAATCAACTATCAACCATGAATGGGAACGCATGGGCTACAGCGTTTATACCATGTATAAAGAAGAAAAACGCTTTTTTATGGTTCCGGTTATTCCTGAAATAAAAGATAGTTTAGGAAATGTTATTCAACGTGCCTCGAAGCAAAAGAAAGAGATTGATTCGACCGAAATTATCATGAGTGCCAACCCTTGGATGCATAAATTATATACCCCGAGGCAATCACCTTACGTAAAATACCTTCATCGCTTACCTTTAGATGAAAATTGTATTATAGAAGTAAAAGACCATATTCCGTACTTAAACTTTGAGCGACAAATATATGTATTCTATGATGGAGAATGTGAAGAACCACAATTTGCCGAATATGGGAAAAAAGATATTCCCCAAAATTCAATCATCACACTTTTAGAACCTCATATACCTATCGACCCAAGTGGCTATTTGGCCGACCCATTAGCTGTATTATTTGAAGGCCGATGGGGTTACGAAAAAATGGGTGAATTCTTACCTATTGATTATCAGCCATAA
- a CDS encoding NAD(P)(+) transhydrogenase (Re/Si-specific) subunit beta, giving the protein MEIKYILEIIYLIASVTFVIGLKMLSHPDTARKGNLYAAFGMTLAIIGTIFLYNHPDGYTSREPVKIILILAAIGVGTIAGWITARRVQMTKMPELVSLFNGMGGACAALIGLMEYEHNLGKTGALATIIAGLIIGSVSFSGSIIAFLKLNETMKKPIRISSYNILNTAIMIALILFGAYIVYAQPEHLFLVVLLFICALIYGVLFVIPIGGADMPVVISLLNSFTGLAAAFGGFLYQNQVMLTGGILVGSAGTILTLAMCKAMNRPLSNVIFGAFGGGAAASGGTDVKGSIKDISISDTAILMNYAKKVVIVPGYGLAVAQAQHVIHELEQLLEERGVEVVYAIHPVAGRMPGHMNVLLAESNVSYDKLVEMEDINPQFATTDVVLVVGANDVVNPAAKTDPSSPIFGMPILDVENATNVIVNKRSMNAGYAGIDNLLFYQPKTSMLFGDAKGVLSKLVSELKQM; this is encoded by the coding sequence ATGGAAATAAAATATATCCTCGAAATCATTTATCTAATTGCCTCAGTGACTTTTGTCATCGGTCTTAAAATGCTTAGTCATCCTGACACAGCTCGTAAGGGAAACCTCTATGCTGCTTTTGGAATGACATTGGCCATTATTGGAACAATTTTCTTATATAATCACCCCGATGGCTATACAAGTCGAGAGCCAGTAAAAATCATCTTAATTTTAGCGGCTATTGGTGTTGGTACAATTGCTGGTTGGATAACTGCACGACGAGTACAGATGACCAAAATGCCCGAACTTGTATCATTATTCAATGGTATGGGTGGAGCCTGTGCTGCTCTCATTGGCTTAATGGAATATGAGCATAATCTGGGCAAAACAGGTGCTTTGGCCACAATTATTGCGGGTCTTATTATTGGTTCTGTTTCATTTAGCGGAAGTATTATCGCTTTCCTGAAACTCAATGAAACCATGAAAAAACCAATCAGAATCTCTTCATACAACATTCTGAATACGGCAATAATGATTGCCTTAATTCTATTTGGAGCATACATCGTTTACGCACAACCTGAGCATCTTTTCTTGGTAGTTTTATTATTTATTTGTGCCTTGATTTATGGCGTTTTATTTGTGATTCCGATTGGAGGTGCAGATATGCCAGTAGTTATTTCTTTACTTAATTCATTTACTGGATTAGCTGCTGCTTTTGGTGGATTTTTATATCAAAATCAAGTCATGCTTACGGGTGGTATTTTAGTAGGTTCGGCAGGAACAATCCTTACATTGGCCATGTGTAAAGCCATGAATCGCCCATTAAGTAATGTCATCTTCGGAGCATTCGGTGGCGGAGCTGCTGCTAGTGGTGGCACTGACGTAAAAGGCTCAATCAAAGATATTTCGATTTCGGACACAGCTATTCTTATGAATTACGCCAAGAAAGTGGTTATTGTCCCTGGCTATGGCTTGGCAGTTGCACAAGCTCAACACGTGATTCACGAATTAGAACAATTATTGGAAGAAAGAGGCGTTGAAGTAGTCTATGCCATTCACCCTGTGGCGGGTCGTATGCCCGGCCATATGAACGTTCTTTTAGCAGAAAGTAATGTTTCTTATGATAAACTCGTAGAGATGGAGGATATCAACCCACAATTTGCCACAACTGATGTAGTTTTGGTTGTTGGAGCAAATGATGTGGTAAATCCAGCGGCTAAAACTGACCCATCCTCGCCTATCTTTGGAATGCCAATTTTAGATGTAGAAAATGCTACTAACGTAATTGTGAATAAGCGAAGTATGAATGCTGGTTATGCAGGTATTGATAACCTTCTTTTCTATCAACCAAAAACAAGCATGCTTTTTGGTGATGCCAAAGGAGTTTTATCAAAATTGGTAAGTGAGTTGAAGCAGATGTAA